The following proteins are encoded in a genomic region of Periophthalmus magnuspinnatus isolate fPerMag1 chromosome 21, fPerMag1.2.pri, whole genome shotgun sequence:
- the desma gene encoding desmin a — MSKSYSSSAQNASSYRRTFGTGVGSSPMSSMFSSLGGGRSSSHMSRVYEVKTMGSPSLSSYRMSSGAGAGIGSSSALRTFSGEKLDFNLADAMNQDFLNTRTNEKAELQHLNDRFASYIEKVRFLEQQNAALTAEVEKLRVREGPGRVADMYEEEMRELRRQIEAMANQRARVEVERDNLADDLQKLKLRLQEEIHQKEEAENNLSAFRADVDNATLARLDLERRIESLQEEIAFLKKIHEEEIRELQSQMQETQIQVQMDMSKPDLTAALRDIRVQYEAIAAKNIAEAEEWYKSKVSDLNQTVNKNNDALRQAKQESMEFRHQIQSYTCEIDSLKGTNESLLRQMRDLEDRMGREAGTYQETIGRLEGDIAKMKDDMARHLREYQDLLNVKMALDIEIATYRKLLEGEETRITTTLPMQTAYSSIGFRETSPESQKQRSSEVHSKKTVLIKTIETRDGEVVSESTQHQQDIM, encoded by the exons ATGAGCAAGTCCTACTCGTCCTCCGCCCAGAACGCCTCATCCTACCGCCGCACCTTCGGCACCGGCGTAGGCTCCTCTCCCATGTCCTCCATGTTCTCGTCTCTGGGAGGAGGCCGCAGCTCCAGCCACATGTCCAGGGTCTATGAAGTGAAGACGATGGGATCCCCGTCCCTCTCCAGCTACAG AATGTCCTCTGGGGCAGGGGCTGGCATCGGCTCCTCCAGCGCCCTCAGGACCTTCTCTGGGGAGAAATTGGACTTCAACCTGGCCGACGCCATGAACCAAGACTTCCTCAACACCAGGACCAATGAGAAGGCCGAGCTGCAGCACCTCAACGACCGCTTCGCCAGCTACATTGAGAAGGTGCGCTTCCTGGAGCAGCAGAACGCCGCCCTGACCGCAGAAGTGGAGAAGTTGAGGGTCAGGGAGGGGCCTGGGCGCGTGGCCGACATGtatgaggaggagatgagggagcTGAGGAGGCAGATCGAAGCAATGGCCAATCAGAGAGCCAgggtggaggtggagagagacaaCCTGGCTGACGACCTGCAGAAGCTCAAACTCAG ACTGCAGGAGGAGATTCATCAGAAAGAAGAGGCTGAGAATAACCTGTCTGCTTTCAGAGCT GATGTGGATAATGCCACTCTGGCCAGACTGGACCTGGAGAGGCGCATCGAGAGCCTGCAGGAGGAGATCGCATTCCTCAAGAAGATCCACGAGGAG GAGATCCGTGAGCTGCAGAGCCAGATGCAGGAGACTCAGATCCAGGTCCAGATGGACATGTCCAAACCCGATCTGACCGCTGCTCTCAGGGACATCAGAGTGCAGTACGAAGCCATCGCTGCCAAGAACATCGCAGAGGCTGAAGAGTGGTACAAGTCCAAG GTGTCTGACCTGAACCAGACTGTGAACAAGAACAACGACGCCCTGCGCCAGGCCAAGCAGGAGAGCATGGAGTTCAGGCACCAGATCCAGTCCTACACCTGTGAGATCGACTCTCTCAAGGGCACT AACGAGTCTCTGCTGCGCCAGATGAGGGACCTGGAGGACCGCATGGGCCGTGAGGCCGGCACCTACCAGGAGACCATCGGCCGCCTGGAGGGGGACATCGCTAAGATGAAG GACGACATGGCTCGTCACCTGAGGGAGTACCAGGACCTGCTCAATGTGAAGATGGCCCTGGACATCGAGATCGCCACCTACAGGAAGCTGCTGGAAGGAGAGGAGACCAG GATCACAACCACATTGCCCATGCAGACTGCCTACTCCTCCATCGGCTTTAGAG AGACCAGCCCTGAGTCCCAGAAGCAGCGTTCCTCTGAGGTCCACTCCAAGAAGACTGTGCTCATCAAGACCATCGAGACCCGTGACGGAGAG